A region from the Brassica napus cultivar Da-Ae chromosome C8, Da-Ae, whole genome shotgun sequence genome encodes:
- the LOC106414573 gene encoding uncharacterized protein LOC106414573: MKLVWSPETAFNAYIHTVRKCKSYKESSVAEYLSATAAGWNTRLIVETWKRGDPIATSVGLAVAAIHTRGRHICIVPDEESRLEYETVMKGAVVSEATEIVVGDSVEDVVDRLSGVDFLVVDSKRSEYVKALGLANTSKMGAVLVCKNATQKSIPGFKWHRVLRRGTRVVRSVFLPVGRGLDIAHVGASGGGDLKKVHSRWIKHVDPRSGEEHLFKRK, from the exons ATGAAGCTCGTCTGGTCGCCGGAAACTGCCTTTAACGCTTACATCCACACCGTTAGAAAG TGTAAAAGCTACAAAGAATCAAGTGTGGCCGAGTATTTATCAGCTACGGCGGCTGGATGGAACACAAGGCTGATCGTGGAGACTTGGAAACGTGGAGACCCTATCGCCACCAGTGTCGGACTAGCTGTAGCGGCCATACATACCAGGGGAAGACACATATGCATAGTTCCTGACGAGGAGTCAAGATTGGAGTACGAGACCGTGATGAAAGGAGCCGTCGTGAGCGAAGCGACGGAGATAGTGGTCGGAGACTCGGTGGAGGACGTGGTGGATAGACTCTCCGGCGTGGACTTCTTGGTGGTGGACTCAAAACGAAGCGAGTACGTCAAGGCGTTGGGGTTAGCGAACACGAGCAAAATGGGTGCCGTTTTGGTGTGCAAAAACGCCACGCAGAAGTCTATCCCTGGGTTTAAGTGGCACCGTGTTTTGAGACGAGGCACACGTGTTGTAAGATCGGTGTTTTTACCCGTCGGGAGAGGGTTAGATATCGCACACGTGGGAGCTAGTGGTGGTGGTGATTTGAAGAAGGTTCATAGCCGTTGGATTAAACACGTCGATCCTCGGTCAGGAGAGGAGCATCTGTTCAAACGCAAATAG
- the LOC106414489 gene encoding LOW QUALITY PROTEIN: F-box protein At3g60790 (The sequence of the model RefSeq protein was modified relative to this genomic sequence to represent the inferred CDS: deleted 3 bases in 2 codons), with protein MTARSSSSTSSPRKLQYHIDDHDWISKLPDELLQLILSKLSTEEAVRTSLLSSRWMDVWKWRSHLVLDMRKVLETTPKERLHRASVQLARSMTKVINNHRGHLESCTIQHYISQYKDGTLQSWIDSVTGLKHTQDLTLINYIPAIRRYKGANLLSLHPDTFSHHSLSSLSLCGFNLIGPDAFSKCKNLKTLNLINIVISQASVLSGVLAAFSSLEVIVLNVNFLTPRGVLKIENNNLKFLQLSSLNEIDRMEVYATCLDVLDIRCIKVNRDNFILVAPNIQVNKNSWLDNHGLNDCPHLYCNVSSHLAQEETNIWHEILGSDFFYMRRYGCLSVSVDITDPKEVEILKEVLLMWTNFVMELEIFFKVHMSLLNSHYWIELDHFSIYHISYIIFSFQHKKSHREEGECSTNDRTHAKLFANADLYVYNMRLYNFDGSNEEEFAFVSRLLMQKPVILNMMIETSLFPPAKKFNAEAAVAKLMELPKYFKNLKIECF; from the exons ATGACGGCAcgctcatcatcatcaacatcgTCACCTAGAAAGCTCCAATATCATATCGATGACCATGATTGGATCAGCAAACTCCCAGACGAGTTATTGCAATTGATTCTCTCAAAATTGTCCACCGAAGAAGCAGTACGAACAAGTCTCTTATCGTCACGATGGATGGATGTGTGGAAATGGAGGTCTCATCTCGTCCTCGACATGAGAAAGGTCTTGGAAACAACCCCCAAGGAACGTTTGCACCGAGCTTCTGTTCAGTTGGCTAGGTCAATGACCAAG GTTATAAATAATCACCGTGGCCACCTAGAGAGCTGCACTATTCAGCATTACATATCCCAATATAAGGATGGTACGCTCCAAAGTTGGATTGACTCAGTGACTGGTTTGAAGCACACACAAGATCTCACACTTATAAACTATATCCCTGCTATAAGGCGTTACAAAGGAGCTAATTTGCTCAGCTTGCACCCAGATACATTTTCACATCATAGCCTCAGTTCACTATCACTTTGTGGATTCAACCTAATAGGTCCAGATGCCTTCAGCAAGTGCAAGAATCTTAAGACCCTCAATCTTATAAACATTGTCATCTCACAAGCTAGTGTCCTTAGTGGAGTTTTAGCAGCTTTCTCCTCCCTCGAGGTTATTGTGTTGAATGTCAATTTCCTAACCCCACGTGGTGTGTTGAAGATCGAGAACAACAATTTGAAGTTCTTGCAATTGTCTTCCCTTAACGAGATTGATAGGATGGAAGTGTATGCAACTTGTCTAGATGTTCTAGACATCAGGTGTATCAAAGTTAATAGAGACAACTTCATCCTCGTTGCTCCCAATATTCAGGTTAACAAAAATTCTTGGCTGGATAATCACGGCCTTAATGATTGTCCTCACCTCTACTGTAATGTATCATCACATCTCGCCCAG GAGGAAACAAACATTTGGCATGAGATTTTGGGGAGCGACTTTTTTTATATGAGACGGTATGGGTGTTTATCAGTGAGTGTAGATATAACTGATCCGAAAGAAGTGGAGATACTGAAGGAAGTTTTGCTTATGTGGACCAATTTTGTGATGGAGCTTGAGATCTTTTTCAAGGTACAC ATGTCATTGTTAAATTCTCATTATTGGATAGAACTTGACCACTTCTCt atatatcatatatcatatatcatattttcattTCAGCATAAGAAATCTCATAGGGAAGAAGGTGAATGTTCTACTAACGACAGAACACATGCAAAACTGTTCGCTAACGCTGATTTATACGTTTATAATATGCGGTTGTATAATTTCGATGGTTCCAACGAGGAAGAATTTGCGTTTGTTTCACGTTTGCTGATGCAAAAGCCGGTGATACTGAATATGATGATCGAGACTTCTTTGTTTCCTCCGGCGAAGAAGTTCAATGCGGAAGCAGCTGTGGCCAAGTTGATGGAACTTcctaaatatttcaaaaatcttaaaattgaATGCTTCTGA